From a region of the Salinispira pacifica genome:
- a CDS encoding Hsp20/alpha crystallin family protein — MNTVVRYRNGRGLANQMDELFNSVFYATPEQRMRKPAVDVREEDDRYIVEAELPGMSDADIDITIDDGKLKIENRKQEPEDEQKATQSEATYLLKERREMNFSRSFGLPRDVDQEQISANFTNGLLTLTLPKAEEAKPRQIKIS; from the coding sequence ATGAATACAGTAGTACGATACAGAAACGGACGCGGGCTGGCCAACCAGATGGATGAACTGTTCAACAGCGTATTTTACGCAACACCTGAGCAGCGCATGAGAAAACCCGCAGTGGATGTACGGGAAGAAGACGACCGCTACATTGTGGAGGCTGAACTGCCCGGCATGAGCGATGCTGATATCGATATCACCATCGATGACGGAAAGCTGAAAATTGAGAACCGCAAGCAGGAACCCGAAGACGAGCAGAAGGCAACACAGAGCGAAGCAACCTATCTGCTGAAAGAACGCCGGGAAATGAACTTCAGCCGCAGCTTCGGTCTCCCCCGGGACGTGGACCAGGAACAGATCAGCGCCAATTTCACCAACGGCCTGCTTACCCTCACTCTTCCCAAGGCGGAAGAAGCCAAGCCCCGGCAGATTAAAATCAGCTAG
- a CDS encoding alkane 1-monooxygenase — translation MNQDQSEQTKPRLRALHAVPFFIGYSLLPLYWLFPGGWSVAVFVFVLIPVFDVIFGKSSVNFTSPRIPRAFDVLIWLWPFLQMGNLVAALIMLQTAGGNVWFFTGHILSLGIINGAVGITYAHELIHRKSRAENFLGEIILSTVWYLHWKVEHVRGHHAFVATPKDPASAPLGSTIYSFIPKSFFGGWKSTAALESERLKRKGLPPISLRNYLWSAALIPSVFTAAVGLLIGFKAMLIFLLQALVAIILLEIVNYIEHYGLRRKQLESGNYERPHPGISWNADNRLTNAFLINLQRHSDHHARPRVQYPMLESRKDAPQLPFGYATMILAALIPPLYKRIVEPRIPPD, via the coding sequence ATGAACCAGGATCAATCGGAACAGACAAAACCCAGATTGCGTGCGTTGCATGCCGTACCCTTCTTCATCGGATACAGCCTTCTCCCCCTCTATTGGCTTTTTCCCGGGGGATGGAGTGTGGCGGTCTTTGTATTTGTGCTGATACCCGTTTTTGACGTGATTTTCGGCAAGAGCAGCGTAAATTTCACGTCCCCACGAATCCCGCGGGCCTTTGATGTGCTCATATGGCTGTGGCCGTTCCTCCAGATGGGAAATCTGGTTGCCGCTCTGATCATGCTGCAGACTGCCGGAGGAAATGTCTGGTTTTTTACCGGGCACATTCTTTCGCTGGGCATAATAAACGGCGCAGTGGGCATTACCTACGCCCACGAGCTGATTCACAGGAAATCCAGGGCGGAAAATTTTCTTGGAGAGATAATACTCAGTACCGTGTGGTATCTGCACTGGAAAGTTGAGCATGTACGCGGACACCATGCTTTTGTAGCAACACCCAAAGATCCCGCCAGCGCTCCTCTGGGATCAACTATCTACAGCTTCATTCCCAAGTCATTTTTCGGCGGATGGAAAAGCACAGCAGCTCTGGAATCGGAAAGACTCAAGCGGAAAGGCCTTCCCCCCATCTCCCTGAGAAATTATCTATGGAGTGCAGCTCTCATTCCTTCAGTCTTTACCGCTGCCGTGGGTCTGCTCATTGGTTTCAAGGCAATGCTGATATTTCTCCTTCAGGCCCTGGTAGCCATAATTCTGCTTGAAATTGTAAATTACATCGAACACTACGGTCTTCGGAGAAAACAGCTGGAAAGCGGAAACTACGAACGGCCCCACCCCGGTATATCATGGAATGCTGACAATCGGCTTACCAACGCCTTCCTCATAAACCTGCAGCGGCATTCTGACCATCATGCCCGCCCCAGAGTTCAGTACCCCATGCTGGAAAGCCGGAAAGATGCGCCCCAGCTCCCCTTCGGCTACGCGACCATGATCCTGGCAGCCCTCATTCCTCCTCTGTATAAGCGCATAGTTGAACCCCGGATTCCCCCGGACTGA
- a CDS encoding Hsp20/alpha crystallin family protein — MKKHDFLDIRELLDDIFGAAEDFRMAFTNEFNDFGKQTFRWQEHRDFYPGYSYPPVNVYMTEDKTMVLQFALAGFSEDDINLEFKGDYLIFSADAPSDFDPDGDVRYFKRRLKLKNVKDQRYFVPADKYHQDKVKAALKNSILTVTIPPRDEIQEEEGVKVDIKAEDQKSSGKSKIKDA, encoded by the coding sequence ATGAAAAAGCATGATTTTCTCGACATTCGCGAGCTGTTGGATGATATCTTCGGTGCGGCCGAAGACTTCCGCATGGCATTCACCAATGAATTCAACGATTTCGGCAAGCAAACCTTCCGATGGCAGGAACACCGGGATTTTTACCCCGGCTACTCCTACCCTCCGGTGAATGTGTATATGACTGAGGACAAAACCATGGTCCTGCAGTTCGCACTTGCGGGCTTCTCGGAAGATGATATTAACCTTGAATTCAAGGGAGATTACCTTATCTTCTCCGCCGATGCTCCCAGCGACTTCGACCCCGACGGTGATGTCCGGTATTTTAAGCGCAGACTGAAACTGAAAAATGTGAAGGATCAACGCTATTTTGTGCCGGCAGACAAATATCACCAGGACAAAGTCAAGGCAGCTTTGAAAAACTCCATACTCACCGTCACCATCCCTCCCAGAGATGAAATTCAGGAGGAAGAAGGTGTGAAAGTTGATATCAAAGCCGAGGATCAAAAGAGCAGCGGCAAATCAAAAATCAAGGATGCCTGA